A genome region from Clupea harengus chromosome 7, Ch_v2.0.2, whole genome shotgun sequence includes the following:
- the hscb gene encoding iron-sulfur cluster co-chaperone protein HscB, which produces MVTPHQLRRLGCFDWLQCIRKVYGSGHRFLNPKHFFRCRVTFNSNVVGHGRYICNLLHHDSGSQTVKYFNLVTKRLCANSVNRKCWSCGSSAPSFFCPSCKLVQPPEERTSYFEIMDCEQTFALDTQRLQRTYLQLQRSLHPDHFSQRTSKEQEHSAEQSASVNKAYRTLQKPLSRGLYMLELQGMHLDEGTDITADPQLLMEVMEINESLAETRSEDEVNSIGRSMKERLKDLTEQIDTALSKGDLQSTKALLAEMKYFANIEEKVKEKLSDLAESA; this is translated from the exons ATGGTGACACCACACCAACTGCGTCGGTTGGGTTGTTTTGACTGGCTCCAGTGTATACGGAAGGTATATGGGAGTGGACATAGGTTTTTAAATCCCAAACATTTCTTCAGATGTCGGGTCACCTTCAACTCAAACGTTGTCGGGCACGGCAGATATATTTGCAACCTATTACATCATGACAGTGGGAGTCAAACAGTGAAATACTTTAATTTGGTGACTAAACGACTGTGTGCAAACTCAGTGAATCGCAAGTGTTGGAGCTGTGGTTCGTCAGCCCCTTCATTTTTTTGCCCATCTTGCAAACTCGTGCAACCTCCTGAAGAAAGAACCTCTTACTTTGAGATTATGGACTG TGAGCAGACATTTGCTTTGGATACCCAGCGCCTCCAACGAACATACTTACAACTTCAACGCTCTCTGCACCCTGACCACTTCAGCCAGAGGACATCG AAAGAGCAAGAGCATTCAGCCGAACAGTCAGCATCGGTAAACAAGGCTTATAGGACTCTCCAGAAGCCTTTGAGTCGTGGGCTTTATATG CTTGAGCTCCAGGGCATGCACCTGGACGAGGGGACCGACATCACAGCTGACCCCCAACTTCTCATGGAAGTCATGGAGATCAACGAGTCACTGGCTGAGACCCGGAGTGAGGATGAGGTCAACTCGATCGGCCGCTCAATGAAAG AGAGACTAAAAGACTTGACGGAGCAAATAGACACGGCACTGAGCAAAG GAGACCTTCAGTCAACTAAAGCACTTCTCGCCGAAATGAAATACTTTGCAAACATcgaagagaaagtgaaagaaaagctTTCTGACCTCGCAGAGAGTGCATAG